In the genome of Bacteroidales bacterium, the window GTTAAAGATGAAGACCGGACAACTGTTGAATTCAGGCATGAAACTGTTAAAGAAAATAATGTAATGATTGCAAATTTGCCCCACCAACCGCCTGCAGGAAAATTAATGTATTTTATAGAATTATCACATGCCGGAGATACAAAAACATTGTTTAAAGAAAAACCGATTGTTATAAGATTTAAGGGCGGAGTACCGGCATATGTTCTTATACCGCATATTATTTTTATGTTCCTTGCTATGTTATCAGCTAATGCCGCCGGGTTATTTGCAGCGTTCAAACTGCCGCAGTTTAAACTATACACAAGCATTACGCTGATTTTAATATTAATCGGCGGTATGATTCTCGGACCAATTGTTCAAAAATATGCCTTTTTAGAATTCTGGGCAGGTGTTCCGTTCGGATGGGATTTAACCGATAATAAATTACTGATAGCTTTCTTGGCTTGGATAACAGCATTTCTGTTTAACAGAAAAAAAGAAAACAGAATTTCAACTATAGCTGCGGCACTTGTAACATTAATAATTTTCTCTATTCCTCACAGTATGTTTGGTTCAGAATTAAACAGAGAAACAGGTGAAGTTATTCAAGGATTTATTCAATTTTGTTTCTAATTTCATAAATACCCTAAATCCGCAAGACAGGTCTTTTTTAACAAAACCGTGCCACGCTGAGCGTGGCACGGTATATTATCGCAATTCAAACTTGCAGGAAAAAATATACATTATACAAACCCTTCCTGCAATTTGCAGCATATAAATGTACAGCATACAATATACCCCTGCAATTTGCAGGACATAAATGTACGGCATACAAACCCCTCCTGTAACTTCAGGCACAATATTGTAACACATACAACACAGCCCTGCAAATTGAACGGGGATATTGTAACATAAATTAAGAGTACAAAAAATTGAGATGCAAAAACCGAGTGCCTCTATTGATAAAATATCAATACTGTTTATCAAAAAAACAGTACACAAACTACCAAAATAAAAAAATGTTATTATATTGCGGAAAATTATTTAATAACTTAAAAAATTAAATTATGTTTAATGCACCAAAACTGACAAGATTCAGAAACGATGAACACATTCAATTTAACAAAGACATACAGTATGTATGCGAACAAGCAAATCCGGATACACTTAATATAAAAACACAATTTGATATTATGAAAGCCGGAACCGTAAAAATGGAAACTGCCTATCTTCAATTACGCGGAAGTGAATTAACAAAAAAACTTGAAGACAAAGACTATATTCGAGACAATTTTATTATAGGAATTGAAAAAATTGCCGATGCTTTTACCCATCATTTTAATGAAGAATACACCGAAGCCGGTGAACGTGTATTAACACACATTAAAAAATACGGCAGGTCAATAGCCCGAATGAACTACCAAGCAGAAACAACAGCCTTAACAGATTTAATTGATTTTGCAAAGAATGACACAAAACTACAAGCTGCTGTTACATTACTCGGATTAAACGAATGGTTTACAAAATTAGAAGAAAGCAATATTGAATTTAACCGCCTGTACATGGTGCGTGTAGATGAAGAAGCCGGCAAACCCAAATTAAACCTGAAAGAACTGCGCACAGAATCCATAGCACAATACCGAGAACTCATAAAACATCTCTCGTCTCATGCAGTTGTCAGCCCCTCTGAACTATACGAAAGCACTATTAACAAATTTAATGAGTTGATTGATAAATATAATGCTTTGAGGAGGTAAACATTATTACAATAACTATTATGAGAAATAAAGAAGAATTATCAGAAACATACGATATAAAATCTTGGCAATCTATTCATGTCAGTCAATTATCCTATGTTAGAAATTTGTTTATTATCCTTTCAATAACTTTAATAGGCTTTATTGTTTCCTTATTATTTTCTGAAAACACAGAAATATCTGACAATATTAAAACATTAATGAGATACAATGCAGCAACATTTCTTATACCTCTCGGAATTGGAATATGGATAGTAATAAATGAATCTAAAAATTTTAGGCTGAAATATAGAGCTTCAAGACTTGTAAAGCGTTATGAAGACTTAAAAAAAAATAAAGATTTTAATAGGACTGAAAAAAAGTGTACTCGTATTGAGAATTGTAATAAAATACTATTTATTGTACAGTTATGTACTTTCTTTGTTGCATTAATATTATTAATAGTTACGTTATTTATATAATCATAAATTTCAATAATAGACATATAATTAACCTAAAAATAAAAAATGTATAACATTTAATATTATAAATATCAAAAACAATATTTATTATGATACCAGGAATAGAACTATTAAAAGAACTTCACTTCGGAGCTATGACATTAAAAGATGGAACATCCATTAATTATGGTGTCATTGAAATTGATAAGGAGAAAGTTGTTATTTATACAAAAAAAGGGTTGGATGAGATATGGCCTGAAGATATTTCACATGAAAAAAAAAGAAAATCAGATGAGTTACAAGAGATTTTGAAACAAAAAAATGGGAAACAAGAACTCATTAAGTTAGGATATATTGAGATTATAAGTCTAAATGATATTGAAAAAATAGATTTTTAATAGATATTATTAATTTTACATAATAATCAAAACAAAATTTATGACATAATAAAACTAATAAAATATAAGTAGCGTTAGCTTTTATCTGGTATCAGAAAATCGCCAATTATACAACATAAAATAACAAATCCGTGCCACGCTAAGCGTGGCACGGCATATAATATTCTCCTACTTCTTAACCAATCGCAACATCTTTGTTTGCCCTTTTATTCTAATCATCAGAAAATACATTCCTTTTGCAAGATTTGACAAGTCAATACTGAAAGCATTTGTTGTTTCATTAATAAAACTGTATGGTACTTTCTGTCCTGAAATATCAGTAAATTCAAAAATTGCACCTGAAAGATCAATTGATGATGAAACGGTTATTAAGCTGTTGGTCGGGTTTGGATAAACTTTAAAGTTTGAATTTAAATCATAAATTGATTCCTCTTGAGGATGTGCTGTAACACTTGATGTAAAAGTATCGGTACAAGCAGTTTGATAATCTTCGGCAATTAGTGAAATATAATAGATTGAATCTGTTTCACCGATATTTGTAAAGGTATAAGTTACAACTTCATTAATATTATATGTAGTTTCAAAATATACATCATTAATATTCCATGAGAACTCATCAGGCTCTGTCCAACCCGGCCAATAACCGGATGTATTTGTAAAAATCACTTCTTGAGGTGCTGTAAATTCTTCTAAATCAGCCTCAAATTGTGCAATAGGCGGTAAATTATATGTTAAAGCAACAGTATCCCTTGAACTGCAATATTCATTATATACATGCCATTCAAACAAATTTGTTCCCGGTTGCATATCTGTAATATTCGTATTCCAAGCTGTATTATTTTCAATTGTTCCTCCGCCTGTTCCTATAACTGTCCAAATACCGGTAGTTCCTTCCGGATGCTCTGCATTCATTTGGTAATAATCTTCGCAAAGTGATGCATCATCACCGGCTGATGCAAACAGATAGTCATATATTATCATTACATCATCATAGGAAGAACAACCGTCTTTTGTAATATGCCATCTGTAGATGTTAGCACCTAACGAAATATTTCTTACGACAGTTTCAGGATCACTAACATTATCAAATACTCCTCCTCCTGCTAATACTAACCACTCTTGTAATGTTGCACCGGGTTCATAATGTGCATTCATTTTTGCTGTGTCAATGCAGATAATTTGGTCTTCTCCGGCATATGCATCAAAGCTGTTGTTTGTAATCATTACATAATCATAATAACTGCAATATCCCGGTAATAATATTGTCCACTTAAAGCAATTTATTCCCGAGCTTAAATTATATACTTCGGTTATAGTATTTGTAGGGCTCACAATAACAGCCATTCCGCCGGCAACTGACCAATATCCTTCCCATCCGGGTAATAGTTCGTTTGCTTCAAGTATTGTATAATCATCACAAATTACTTGGTCTTCACCTGCATCCGGCAAAAAGATACTATCAGGATAATTATTAAAAACCATTATTTCAGAAGAAGATGAGCAATAACCGTTGGTAACCGTCCATCTGAAAATATTTTCCTGATAACTCAAATCTGTAACTTGTGTAATATTATTAGTCGGCTCAATAATATTACCGAAACCGGTAACAATTGTCCATAAACCTGTTTCATCTTCTTCTAAAGGATTTGCAAATAATGTAGCATAATCTGTACAAACAATAATATCTTCACCGGTATATGAATAAACTGAGTTATTTGTTATTATTAAGGTATCAACAGCTTCACATATACCGTTTGTAAAAGTGCAAGTAAAAACATTATCTCCGAGACAAATATTCGTTAAATAAATCATATTATCAACTGTATCTGAAAATGTTGCACAGCCATCAATAAGTTCCCATACTCCTGCATCAGCAGCACCTAAAAATGTACTGTCAGTGCATATTTGACGATCAAGACCTACATCACCTGAAATAGAATTATTAGTGATAACAATATCATCATATGTACTGCAAAATGCATTTGAAACAGTCCAACGGAATGTATTTGCTCCTGCTCCTATTTCATAAACTGTTGTAACGTTATTGGTCGGATTGTCAATTGTACCTTGTGCTCCGAATTCATTTGTCCATAATCCTGTTTCTCCTACTCCCGGTTCATTTCCTGTAAGTATATATTCAGTAGTGCAAATTTCAGCATCATCGTCGGCAATTGCCTGTGTCGGTGAGTTATTAGTAATTATAATCGTATCTGAATTTGAACATCCGTTTCTTGTAATAGTTAACTCTAATTCATTTTCGCCTTGGCACAAATCTACTTCCCACATATTTGTTGTTGTATTCTCTGTTATTGAACCGCAACCTGATAAGTAAGTCCATACACCATCTTCTATACCGGACAACTCAATATAATCAGTACATAAAATTTGATTCACACCGGCAGAAACAAATACAGTATTATTCGTTATCATCACATAATCATAAAACTCTTCTTCGTCAATAGTAACTGTCCACCGAAATACATTAACACCGACACTTAAATTAGTTACTTTTGTATTATAAAGCGTAAGGTTTTCAATTATT includes:
- a CDS encoding T9SS type A sorting domain-containing protein, with product MIKNLFLSVLIFIFSGFQIVYSQANAGPDQEICTDSTYMQANDSGPNSGLWTVISGSGTFTDPTFYNTLVTDIDPGINIYRWQVNTESDEVTITNNEVRAEAGSDQIICTGYTTLNAVSPSTMYPFQGTGHWTNMSGNGAIIANSFDENTEITGLPIGYTIFRWTVELGSCSAYDHVQIINSSVTAIATDIVGCTGDFILNGNDPSQFGGIGLWKVISGSGVLTDPNLFNTSFTGVPNGETTTLSWMVSNGICSDSIIITVTNNDFIISAGPDVTVCSDSITLFGDDPGPGFGIWTLIEGSGIIEISNFNTTTVYNLDQGANIFIWTVTRNGCTNSDTVIITNNLPDDAIILNPQNDTIILQDFLQLTVVEPVIGNGIWSVASPEVTFDDVTNYTTMVNNIPIGDNVFIWSVTNGICPTSEDFITITRNELIAEAGQDLYLPYYATSTQLDAFLPEGASGIWSVIEGEAVIENPTDPNSIVSNLSSGDNILRWTISFAKNSSYDEVIITILTDTVYAGPDQEICTDSTYMQAANPYPYMGFWTKIGGAGIIENLTLYNTKVTNLSVGVNVFRWTVTIDEEEFYDYVMITNNTVFVSAGVNQILCTDYIELSGIEDGVWTYLSGCGSITENTTTNMWEVDLCQGENELELTITRNGCSNSDTIIITNNSPTQAIADDDAEICTTEYILTGNEPGVGETGLWTNEFGAQGTIDNPTNNVTTVYEIGAGANTFRWTVSNAFCSTYDDIVITNNSISGDVGLDRQICTDSTFLGAADAGVWELIDGCATFSDTVDNMIYLTNICLGDNVFTCTFTNGICEAVDTLIITNNSVYSYTGEDIIVCTDYATLFANPLEEDETGLWTIVTGFGNIIEPTNNITQVTDLSYQENIFRWTVTNGYCSSSSEIMVFNNYPDSIFLPDAGEDQVICDDYTILEANELLPGWEGYWSVAGGMAVIVSPTNTITEVYNLSSGINCFKWTILLPGYCSYYDYVMITNNSFDAYAGEDQIICIDTAKMNAHYEPGATLQEWLVLAGGGVFDNVSDPETVVRNISLGANIYRWHITKDGCSSYDDVMIIYDYLFASAGDDASLCEDYYQMNAEHPEGTTGIWTVIGTGGGTIENNTAWNTNITDMQPGTNLFEWHVYNEYCSSRDTVALTYNLPPIAQFEADLEEFTAPQEVIFTNTSGYWPGWTEPDEFSWNINDVYFETTYNINEVVTYTFTNIGETDSIYYISLIAEDYQTACTDTFTSSVTAHPQEESIYDLNSNFKVYPNPTNSLITVSSSIDLSGAIFEFTDISGQKVPYSFINETTNAFSIDLSNLAKGMYFLMIRIKGQTKMLRLVKK